One Dehalococcoidia bacterium DNA window includes the following coding sequences:
- a CDS encoding Lin1244/Lin1753 domain-containing protein, whose protein sequence is MARTPRNTVDFFPHFTDASAGDTITVIQAQFGNDGYAFWFKLLERLGRSEGHFIDVRNPIKFNVLCAKCNSTPNKGVEILNLLVELGAIDKDLWDLRVIWCQKFVDNLVEVYRNRKRDLPSKPIITSSNDIITGNLQGESVENEFLGVVMLQRRGEERRGEERRVEERKGEERRGEGISSSSPLTSWESSLGRKATETECVELNLLADKYSGPWVVDSITEAARIDRSKIGIKYISKILKRWQTDGHNNGNNGSSEGLREW, encoded by the coding sequence ATGGCAAGGACTCCTAGAAATACAGTTGACTTTTTCCCTCACTTTACCGATGCCAGTGCAGGGGACACCATAACTGTAATCCAAGCACAATTCGGAAATGACGGATATGCTTTTTGGTTCAAACTCCTCGAAAGGCTTGGCCGGTCCGAAGGGCACTTCATTGATGTCAGAAACCCAATAAAATTTAATGTTTTGTGTGCAAAATGTAATTCTACTCCTAACAAAGGAGTAGAAATTCTTAACCTACTGGTAGAATTAGGTGCTATTGATAAGGACCTATGGGATTTGAGGGTAATTTGGTGCCAGAAATTTGTCGATAATTTAGTGGAGGTTTACAGGAACAGAAAACGTGATCTTCCTAGTAAACCAATTATTACAAGTAGTAATGACATTATTACTGGTAACCTACAGGGAGAAAGTGTAGAAAATGAATTCCTTGGTGTAGTAATGCTACAGAGGAGAGGAGAGGAGAGGAGAGGAGAGGAGAGGAGAGTAGAGGAAAGGAAAGGAGAGGAAAGGAGAGGAGAGGGAATTTCCAGCTCCTCCCCCTTAACGTCCTGGGAAAGCTCCCTTGGACGAAAAGCTACCGAAACTGAGTGTGTAGAGTTAAACCTTTTAGCCGACAAGTATTCAGGGCCGTGGGTTGTTGATTCTATCACAGAGGCAGCAAGAATTGATAGGTCTAAAATTGGGATTAAATACATTTCTAAAATTCTGAAGAGATGGCAGACAGACGGCCATAACAATGGGAATAACGGCTCATCGGAAGGGTTAAGAGAATGGTAG
- a CDS encoding DnaB-like helicase N-terminal domain-containing protein has translation MVDDKIPPHDLDAEESVIGSCLLDDEALDRVIGFLQAEHFYRDKNQWVFGAMVALNNRAEAINQITVAHELADKLDAIGGPHYLSNCLNASPTAVHVVHYARIVWRMAAYRKLITSGNEIADVAYQDDPSVSQAFTKAETIIAKTRSEYSLDDDSTIHHAEGIQNYIETQRDSEIRPWLVSPWTSYNRTVRQRNGKVLVIAGPSGMGKTSWCEQMLEYGARDLGKNGVYYFNELDPTDIFNRRACRLMTTDKGVAPNIHDLEDGVYSESMEMAKFVQDVICWPGKVTLVPCPGWSVYRICSDIRQKVAQGLADFVVVDYIQLIPREDVGRKGATDARAVGIVLQALKTTCQTVKGQPPLIIASQVNRSLKAKEDCRLEALRESGEIGEYANVVTFVFNQWDATKGGCLDGCKKIPSNATNCFRRCVYLVTVKNTFGPKGEVLLRQIPHRYQFVEEENKPKETMF, from the coding sequence ATGGTAGATGATAAAATTCCACCCCACGATCTAGACGCCGAGGAGTCTGTTATTGGCTCCTGCTTGCTGGACGATGAGGCGCTGGACAGGGTGATCGGTTTTCTGCAAGCGGAACATTTCTATCGAGATAAGAACCAGTGGGTTTTTGGGGCAATGGTTGCTCTTAATAACAGGGCAGAGGCAATAAATCAAATAACAGTAGCCCATGAGTTGGCAGATAAATTAGATGCTATTGGTGGGCCGCACTATTTATCAAACTGTCTAAACGCTTCACCTACCGCCGTACACGTTGTTCATTATGCGAGGATCGTTTGGAGAATGGCAGCTTACAGAAAACTCATTACTTCCGGGAATGAAATAGCGGATGTCGCCTACCAAGATGATCCGTCGGTGTCGCAGGCGTTCACTAAGGCGGAAACTATCATAGCAAAGACCCGCTCGGAATATTCACTGGATGACGATTCAACTATTCACCATGCGGAGGGTATTCAAAACTACATTGAAACACAGAGGGATTCAGAGATTAGGCCTTGGTTAGTTAGTCCGTGGACTTCATATAACAGAACTGTGAGACAGCGGAACGGAAAGGTTTTAGTTATAGCTGGGCCATCTGGTATGGGCAAAACGAGCTGGTGTGAACAGATGCTTGAATATGGGGCTCGTGATCTGGGCAAGAATGGAGTTTATTATTTCAACGAGCTGGACCCAACAGACATATTTAATCGCCGCGCCTGCCGACTGATGACCACGGATAAGGGCGTGGCCCCGAATATCCACGATCTTGAGGATGGAGTGTACTCTGAGTCAATGGAAATGGCAAAGTTTGTTCAGGACGTTATCTGTTGGCCCGGAAAGGTGACCCTTGTCCCATGTCCCGGTTGGTCGGTTTATCGGATATGCTCGGACATTCGGCAGAAAGTCGCCCAAGGATTAGCCGATTTTGTGGTGGTCGATTATATACAGCTCATCCCCCGCGAAGACGTAGGCCGCAAAGGCGCTACGGACGCAAGGGCGGTCGGTATAGTGCTCCAAGCGCTCAAGACCACATGCCAGACCGTCAAAGGCCAACCCCCGTTGATTATAGCGTCTCAGGTGAATAGGTCACTTAAAGCGAAAGAAGATTGTCGCCTTGAGGCGCTCAGGGAGTCCGGGGAGATTGGAGAATATGCGAATGTGGTGACGTTTGTTTTCAACCAGTGGGACGCGACTAAAGGCGGGTGCTTGGATGGGTGTAAAAAAATTCCATCAAATGCAACCAATTGCTTCCGGCGTTGCGTGTATCTGGTTACTGTGAAAAACACCTTCGGCCCGAAGGGTGAGGTTCTACTAAGGCAAATACCCCACAGATATCAATTTGTTGAGGAAGAAAATAAACCAAAAGAAACAATGTTTTGA
- a CDS encoding single-stranded DNA-binding protein produces the protein MASLNRQQIIGRLGGLPNMRFTPSGKPVTDFSVAVDSYRGSGDDRKKITEWFKVVCWDRQAESCNQYLLKGSLVYAEGEVHLEKWEKDDGKEHSRLKLDASRVVFLDKKGTASEDELPNEG, from the coding sequence ATGGCGTCACTGAACAGACAGCAGATCATCGGGAGGCTTGGGGGTTTGCCTAACATGCGTTTCACCCCCAGCGGTAAGCCGGTCACGGACTTCAGTGTGGCCGTGGACAGCTATCGCGGATCAGGGGATGATCGGAAGAAGATCACAGAATGGTTCAAGGTCGTGTGTTGGGACCGGCAGGCGGAGAGCTGCAACCAGTATCTGCTCAAGGGCAGCCTGGTGTACGCGGAGGGCGAGGTCCACCTGGAGAAATGGGAGAAGGATGATGGCAAGGAGCATAGTAGGTTGAAATTGGATGCCAGCCGGGTTGTGTTCCTGGACAAGAAGGGGACGGCGAGCGAGGACGAATTGCCGAATGAAGGTTAA
- a CDS encoding DUF4031 domain-containing protein, with product MILTDGHQLVSDESVDELHQFAQRIGLSRGWFQEHPGHPHYDLFGRAHSVAVQAGARHMPSKQLVRRIKKR from the coding sequence ATGATCCTTACAGACGGCCACCAGTTAGTATCCGACGAGTCAGTTGACGAGCTTCATCAGTTCGCGCAGCGCATCGGCCTGTCTCGCGGCTGGTTCCAGGAGCACCCGGGTCATCCGCATTACGACCTGTTCGGAAGGGCTCACTCGGTAGCGGTTCAGGCCGGCGCCCGGCATATGCCAAGCAAGCAACTTGTCAGGAGGATCAAAAAG